A window of the Brachyspira suanatina genome harbors these coding sequences:
- a CDS encoding adenylosuccinate synthase produces MASVIIVGTQWGDEGKGKIVDYLAENCEYVVRSQGGSNAGHTVVVDNVKYKLRLLPSGILHKNKVCVIGNGVVIEPKVFLSEIDSLIEKKVDISNLKISDRAHVLMPYHKILDELQEEDLGENKLGTTKNGIGPCYMDKSSRLGIRIVDLMNKETFAKKLKFNVELKNKLLKKLYNHEGVNYDELLKEYLEYADRLRPYVADTTTILNKAIKEKKNILFEGAQATMLDLDHGTYPFVTSSYPAAGGACTGSGVGPRKIDNVIGVVKAYATRVGEGPFPSELFDDVGQFIRDKGGEYGTVTGRARRCGWLDACVVKYASYVNGLDSIAITRLDILDELDKLKICVAYKYNGEILEGYPADLDILSKVEPVYEEFEGWKTSTRYIREYDKLPENAKKYLKRLSEVIETDISIVSVGAGRDETIIVKKIF; encoded by the coding sequence ATGGCTTCAGTAATTATTGTAGGCACTCAATGGGGTGATGAAGGTAAGGGAAAAATAGTTGATTATCTTGCTGAAAATTGCGAATATGTTGTTCGTTCTCAAGGAGGCAGCAATGCCGGTCATACCGTTGTTGTGGATAATGTTAAATATAAATTAAGACTTTTACCTTCCGGTATACTTCATAAAAATAAAGTTTGTGTAATTGGTAATGGTGTGGTTATAGAGCCCAAAGTTTTTCTAAGTGAAATAGATTCATTAATAGAAAAAAAAGTTGATATATCAAATCTTAAAATATCAGACAGAGCCCATGTTCTTATGCCTTATCATAAAATTTTAGATGAGCTTCAGGAAGAAGACCTTGGAGAAAATAAACTAGGCACTACTAAAAACGGTATAGGTCCTTGCTATATGGATAAATCAAGCCGTTTGGGTATAAGAATAGTTGATCTTATGAATAAAGAGACATTCGCTAAAAAATTAAAGTTTAATGTTGAGCTAAAAAATAAATTACTCAAAAAACTTTATAATCATGAAGGCGTTAATTATGATGAATTACTAAAAGAGTATTTAGAATATGCTGATAGATTAAGACCTTATGTTGCTGACACTACTACTATATTAAATAAAGCTATAAAAGAAAAGAAAAATATATTATTTGAAGGTGCTCAGGCTACTATGCTTGATTTGGATCATGGTACTTATCCTTTTGTAACTTCATCTTATCCTGCTGCCGGCGGAGCTTGTACAGGTTCAGGAGTTGGCCCTAGAAAAATTGATAATGTTATTGGTGTAGTTAAGGCTTATGCTACAAGGGTTGGAGAAGGTCCTTTCCCTTCAGAGCTTTTTGATGATGTGGGTCAGTTCATAAGAGATAAAGGCGGTGAATATGGTACTGTTACAGGAAGAGCAAGAAGATGCGGATGGCTTGATGCTTGCGTTGTTAAATATGCTTCTTATGTTAATGGGCTTGATTCTATTGCCATAACTAGACTTGATATATTAGATGAATTGGATAAATTAAAAATATGTGTTGCCTATAAATATAATGGTGAAATATTGGAAGGATATCCTGCAGATTTAGATATACTTTCAAAAGTTGAGCCTGTTTATGAAGAGTTTGAAGGCTGGAAAACTAGTACAAGATACATAAGAGAATATGATAAACTTCCGGAAAATGCTAAAAAATATCTTAAGAGATTGAGCGAAGTTATTGAAACAGATATATCTATTGTTTCAGTAGGTGCTGGAAGAGATGAAACTATAATAGTTAAGAAGATTTTTTAA
- a CDS encoding tetratricopeptide repeat protein, with protein sequence MTKELKTKIQNLIEEKHFEEAIKLCDEAIEKDDKDEYAYFLKSNCYFELEDYDIAIENLNKVTDLNPNNGNAYFSKGFFYSILKKYEKSIENYSKSIELNPNNENGYISRGFIKSNLKMYEESIEDYNKSIELNSNNEIAFISRGFSKLNLKMYEEAIKDFNKVIELNPEEQSAYLNIGVLKSNLKLYEESIKDFNKVIELNHKDEKGYFNRGLSKLNLKMYEKAINDFDQVIELNNKNEYAYLLIVFAQINLKKYIESINYIDKAIELNNNRYWYYLRFLSKINLYEYNEAINAINNFIQLDKRHLKIPCIILIFQALEKYYNVDKLFILLTDINNNNLWENEPITNLISRFDESKKFDDKLKENIKYLLLYEYFLLKILTFDTEEEDNIEISHYTSLDILPLLLNVKGNTKESGNIRINNITTANDPKEGKVLERILNKNNINIKIGNDEKALTLQTSYSRNKDSLTMFRLYGKKENKEATGICLVLDNKYFNNSYTSPYSYEYESKINYEIIKELRSSIKVDENKTINDIDNEEIVFIQKRNLYWVLYYNEKENQLIYNKEKSKYASNIIDLNDLNSPNYKAELKEDDKKEDMIKYAFAKIFHYTKEIKKQIEGSEIYKNIKNQLYSYLFENIKYIIKHEAFFEEQELRMLVTNDYKSDEISIDNDNKKLYIDYIKLFDENNNYIKEIIIGSKVENNEAVAEYIRKVLHSKNTEMNKLDDIKVSISEAPLR encoded by the coding sequence ATGACTAAAGAATTAAAAACAAAAATACAAAACCTAATAGAAGAAAAACATTTTGAAGAAGCAATAAAACTATGCGATGAAGCCATTGAAAAAGATGATAAAGATGAGTATGCATACTTTCTAAAATCAAATTGTTATTTTGAATTAGAAGATTATGATATTGCAATAGAAAATTTGAATAAGGTAACAGATTTAAACCCTAATAATGGAAATGCTTATTTTAGTAAAGGCTTTTTTTATTCTATTTTGAAAAAATATGAAAAATCTATTGAGAACTATAGTAAATCTATAGAACTAAATCCAAATAATGAAAATGGATACATTAGCAGAGGTTTTATAAAATCAAATTTAAAAATGTATGAAGAATCTATAGAAGATTATAATAAATCTATAGAATTAAATTCAAATAATGAAATAGCCTTCATTAGCAGAGGGTTTTCAAAATTAAATTTAAAAATGTATGAAGAAGCCATAAAAGATTTTAATAAAGTTATAGAATTAAATCCAGAAGAACAAAGTGCATATCTTAATATAGGAGTATTAAAATCAAATCTAAAATTATATGAAGAGTCCATAAAAGATTTCAATAAAGTTATAGAGCTAAATCATAAAGATGAAAAAGGATATTTTAACAGAGGACTTTCTAAATTAAATTTAAAAATGTATGAAAAAGCTATAAATGATTTTGATCAAGTTATAGAATTAAATAATAAAAATGAATATGCTTATTTATTAATAGTTTTTGCTCAAATTAATTTGAAAAAATATATAGAATCAATAAATTATATTGATAAAGCCATAGAATTAAATAATAATAGATATTGGTACTATTTAAGATTTCTATCTAAAATAAATTTATATGAATATAATGAAGCTATAAATGCTATAAATAATTTTATACAATTAGATAAAAGACATTTAAAAATACCATGTATAATATTAATATTTCAAGCATTAGAAAAATATTATAATGTAGATAAATTATTTATATTATTAACTGATATTAATAATAATAATTTATGGGAAAATGAACCAATAACAAATTTAATTTCTCGATTTGATGAGAGTAAAAAATTTGATGATAAGCTTAAAGAAAATATAAAATATCTTTTATTATACGAATATTTTTTACTTAAAATTTTAACTTTTGATACTGAAGAAGAAGATAATATAGAAATATCACATTACACTTCTTTAGATATTCTGCCATTATTATTAAATGTTAAAGGAAATACAAAAGAAAGCGGAAATATAAGAATAAATAATATAACAACTGCTAATGACCCTAAAGAAGGAAAAGTTTTAGAAAGAATTTTAAATAAAAATAATATAAATATAAAAATAGGAAATGATGAAAAAGCTTTAACATTACAAACATCATATTCAAGAAATAAAGATTCTCTTACAATGTTTAGACTTTATGGTAAAAAAGAAAATAAAGAAGCTACAGGGATATGTTTAGTTTTAGATAACAAATATTTTAATAATTCATATACTTCTCCTTATTCTTATGAATATGAATCAAAAATAAATTATGAAATTATTAAAGAATTAAGAAGCAGCATAAAAGTTGATGAAAATAAAACTATTAATGATATTGATAATGAAGAAATAGTATTTATACAAAAAAGAAATTTATATTGGGTGCTTTATTATAATGAGAAAGAAAATCAGCTTATTTATAATAAAGAAAAATCTAAATATGCAAGCAATATTATTGATTTAAATGATTTGAATAGTCCTAATTATAAAGCAGAGTTAAAAGAAGATGATAAAAAAGAAGATATGATTAAATATGCATTTGCAAAAATATTTCATTATACAAAAGAGATTAAAAAACAGATAGAAGGAAGTGAAATTTATAAAAATATTAAAAATCAATTATACAGCTATTTATTTGAAAATATAAAATACATAATAAAACATGAAGCATTCTTTGAAGAACAGGAACTTAGAATGCTTGTAACAAATGATTATAAATCAGATGAGATATCAATTGATAATGATAATAAAAAACTTTATATTGATTATATAAAACTTTTTGATGAAAATAATAATTATATAAAAGAAATAATAATAGGCTCTAAAGTAGAAAATAATGAAGCAGTTGCAGAATATATAAGAAAGGTACTTCACTCAAAAAATACAGAGATGAATAAATTGGATGATATAAAGGTGAGCATATCAGAAGCCCCTCTCAGATAA